The following proteins are co-located in the Onychomys torridus chromosome 6, mOncTor1.1, whole genome shotgun sequence genome:
- the Sike1 gene encoding suppressor of IKBKE 1 — MSCTIEKILTDAKTLLERLREHDAAAESLVDQSAALHRRVAAMREAGAVLPEQYQEDAPDVKDMSKYKPHILLSQENTQIRDLQQENRELWVSLEEHQDALELIMSKYRKQMLQLMVAKKAVDTEPVLKARQSHSAEIESQIDRICEMGEVMRKAVQVDDNQFYKIQEKLAQLELENKELRELLSVSSESLQVGKENSVDPASQPIE, encoded by the exons ATGAGCTGCACGATCGAGAAGATCCTGACGGACGCCAAGACGCTGCTGGAGCGGCTGCGCGAGCACGATGCGGCGGCCGAGTCGCTGGTGGACCAGTCGGCCGCGCTGCACCGGCGGGTGGCGGCGATGCGGGAGGCGGGCGCCGTGCTGCCCGAGCAG tatCAAGAGGATGCACCCGATGTGAAGGACATGTCTAAATATAAACCCCACATTCTGCTGTCTCAAGAGAATACCCAGATTAGAGACTTGCAGCAAGAAAACAGAG AGCTGTGGGTTTCCTTGGAGGAGCACCAGGATGCTTTGGAACTCATCATGAGCAAGTACCGGAAACAGATGTTACAGTTAATGGTTGCGAAAAAAGCAGTGGACACGGAACCAGTCCTGAAGGCTCGCCAGTCTCACTCTGCA GAAATAGAAAGTCAGATTGATCGAATCTGTGAAATGGGAGAAGTGATGAGGAAAGCCGTTCAGGTGGATGACAATCAGTTTTATAAGATTCAGGAAAAACTAGCTCAACTAGAG CTTGAAAATAAGGAACTTCGGGAGTTATTGTCCGTTAGCAGCGAGTCTCTTCAGGTTGGAAAGGAAAACTCTGTGGaccctgcttcccagcccatCGAATAA